In a genomic window of Thalassophryne amazonica chromosome 12, fThaAma1.1, whole genome shotgun sequence:
- the miga1 gene encoding mitoguardin 1: MTPETVTSFQLSVKTIALHMVDLSFSVYSSLTRVSVSSETKKLVTVTACGAVSLLFLARHFQRRKSRKKAPSPDWDQTKLQFFSPVLQDNDNTSQQNISLSLNSKNEDLHALGLLSDDCGKLSWSRQSLTSAKSLKSSNSGTCENESTCWDGPEDANICSVVNLPDTTPESLYLTGMDLFEQALSRWEEALKFRSWQAEDDACCASVRVAASGTIAEQRMEDVISVEFIRRLKSLLQRAYCLQEEFQGVLGMSAPSSHNSSEDKVSEVLVGEVPHDTCLRNSVSSNSFASIVELLEPGELRSASVLRFHPFYDEALQMAEEDRISCRVLRTEKLECLGDVDFLAKLHCVRQACQLILHEKATWTFLVKTGKTILSSIIVKAQKNPTYFEEAFEKMVSFLEHTEHWEDTEVELATIGVKHLNFYDIVLDFILMDLFDDLENPPSSTQNMINNRWLNNSFKERAVSSSCWTVLKQKRQHMKLPHGFIAHLYNVCEEISPILVWGFLGPKNMLHDVCHFFKDQVLCFLKDIFDLNKVRYSSVESLAEDMLQLLHQHCDLLLTYLEAESMSPHHSFMATQGQLVAEVQ; this comes from the exons ATGACACCGGAGACAGTCACAAGTTTCCAGCTGTCTGTCAAGACTATTGCCCTGCACATGGTTGACCTCTCCTTCTCTGTGTACAGCTCTCTGACTCGG GTGAGTGTCAGCTCAGAAACTAAGAAGCTTGTGACTGTCACTGCCTGTGGTGCTGTGTCGCTCCTTTTCTTGGCCCGCCATTTTCAGAGGAGAAAGAGCAGAAAGAAGGCTCCCTCACCTGACTGGGACCAGACAAAACTTCAGTTCTTCTCACCAGTATTGCAAGACAATG ACAACACAAGTCAACAAAATATCTCCTTGTCCCTGAACTCCAAGAATGAAGACTTGCATGCTCTGGGGCTTCTATCAGATGACTGTGGAAAACTGTCCTGGTCTCGGCAAAGCCTGACCTCG GCAAAAAGCTTGAAGTCATCCAACAGCGGCACGTGTGAGAATGAATCCACCTGTTGGGATGGGCCAGAAGATGCCAACATCTGCAGTGTGGTCAATCTGCCGGACACCACTCCAGAAAGCTTGTATCTTACAG gTATGGATTTGTTTGAGCAAGCTCTGAGTCGTTGGGAAGAAGCTTTAAAGTTTAGGAGTTGGCAGGCTGAAGATGATGCGTGCTGTGCTTCCGTCAGAGTAGCAGCCAGCGGCACCATTGCTGAGCAGCGCATGGAG GACGTCATCAGTGTGGAGTTCATCCGCAGGCTAAAGTCTCTGCTGCAGAGGGCGTACTGCCTGCAGGAGGAGTTTCAGGGAGTGTTGGGCATGTCTGCACCATCATCCCATAACAGCAGCGAGG ATAAAGTGTCAGAGGTTTTGGTCGGAGAGGTGCCACATGACACCTGCCTGAGAAACTCTGTCTCCTCCAACTCGTTTGCCTCCATTGTTGAG CTGTTAGAACCCGGAGAGCTGAGAAGCGCCTCCGTTCTCAGGTTTCACCCGTTCTATGATGAGGCGCTTCAGATGGCTGAGGAGGACAGAATCTCCTGTCGGGTGCTGcg AACTGAGAAACTGGAGTGTCTTGGGGATGTGGACTTCCTTGCCAAACTACACTGTGTGCGGCAAGCATGTCAG CTCATTTTGCATGAAAAGGCAACCTGGACATTTCTGGTCAAGACAGGGAAAACAATACTGTCCTCAATCATTGTTAAAGCACAGAAG aaCCCAACATATTTTGAGGAAGCCTTTGAAAAGATGGTTTCCTTCCTGGAGCATACAGAGCACTGGGAGGACACTGAAGTAGAGCTCGCCACAATTGGG GTTAAGCACTTAAACTTCTACGATATAGTGCTTGATTTCATCCTAATGGATTTATTTGACGACTTGGAGAATCCACCCAGTTCTACCCAGAATATGATTAACAACCGCTGGCTCAACAACAGCTTCAAGGAGAGG GCAGTGTCATCAAGCTGTTGGACAGTACTAAAACAGAAGAGGCAGCACATGAAG TTGCCACATGGCTTTATTGCACATTTATACAATGTATGTGAAGAGATCAGTCCCATCCTAGTATGGGGGTTCCTTGGTCCCAAAAACATGCTGCATGATGTCTGCCACTTTTTCAAG GACCAGGTACTGTGTTTCCTGAAGGACATTTTTGATCTAAACAAGGTGCGGTATTCATCAgtagaaagtctggcagaagacATGTTACAGCTGCTGCATCAACACTGTGACCTGCTGTTGACCTACCTGGAAGCAGAGTCCATGTCTCCACACCACAGCTTCATGGCCACACAGGGACAGCTGGTGGCCGAAGTGCAGTGA